TGGGAATCTTAGCCATATTGCAGTTATATAGTCACAATCAAACCAtcaattcttataatttatttttaaaatattaataaaaatgaaagaaattataaataataataataaatcaatatatgTTTCTTTTTTTGTCAATGTATTattgttttgtaattttgtaataattattattatcaaagcTTATAGTAACTTGGTTTGATTTTATTCTCATGTGTGTCATTTGTACTTCCTGTCTTTCTAAGTTTGTTTTGACATAGGAATAGGATTTTGCATATTTTAATGATTGGATATTGATAAACCCATTAGAATAATAGAGGTTGAATTCTCAttacaaatgtttaaatttaatctttttagaagaaaaaaaaaagttgaatattGATACTTTAAATTTGAGCCAATTTGTAATATAGAATTGAtctatttaaagaaaatgttaGAGCATCTCTATCTTTCAAAATTGATGTAACACCCTTCCTATAATTGCCACACTTGGAAGTCAACTAAGATTTGATTATATTGgataagattattaattttataacacttttataaaatattatataaaatatttaaaaattcactcAAACAAGTAAAAATAGTCTATTGTTCTACCCTACACACAAAATTGGATAAACTCACAGATTATGACGATCCatctaataaaaatgaaataagatttttaggttaaatttattaatattttaacataaaagtaTGTAGCTTAAGAGTTgaggataaaaaaataattttatttatttagatattggTTTATATctcaccaaaaaaaatatatattttttaaaaaaatatttaaaaaaaaattaagactgctatttttttcaagttttttacATGGAACTGAGCAGCCCAATTTTCTTGGGTCATTTTCaatacataataaatttttttattacattattagaaacaaaataattaatgagtgTAACTATATTTATTGTGGTTCATGTGAACCATGGAAATTGCATTTATTATTCATGGGTCTCTAGCCAGGTCATCAATGTTATCCTTCCACTATCATTTAAtaaggtttatttatttataataagtaaGCAAATCAAGCTTGATGCATATATTAACAATGATCAAAATAATACTTTGATTGGATCAATTTCTTATATTATGCAGTTAGGGGTTGTAAGAATTATGATGGGTgtgttaattataattaatcatatagGATGAGATTAATATTATTGGAGAGATAGAGAAAGATTCTAAGTTGATTGTGGAATGGTATCCAATGATAATTGCATCTCAAAAGTGATTTAATAATGCCATTAAAGATATGGTTACTCAAAGTGGTTACATACATGTCTACTTATTGTTAAAATTGActagttaaataattataataattactatGGTTATAAGACTTGAGAGCTAAGTGGATAGAtatcacatatttttcataaactATTTCTTCCTTTTGTTAATGATTTCTTAcctttttttgaaagaaaaaaaaaataataatatattttgattccAAACTTTTTTTAAGTATGATTTATTTCTTGGAGGTGAAGCATAAAGTATGATCCCACTCTAATGATCCCAAACTTCATTCATAactttctttaataaaattgattttaagaCATTTAGTATGGATAAAactcattttatttgaaatgtcTCTTtagattttagttttataaataaataaacaaataaattttgagtTTCAAAACATCAATTGTTAGTTACATTTATCTAATTATAGAGGTAGATGATAGTCAATGATACAatctattattttctttattttatgaGCATTTTCGGACCTAACTTGCGCCCACCTTGAATATTTCCAGGAGACTTAGCACAACAACATATCATCGTGACTTCAAtctaatttaagtattttttttttaataagaattgtCATTCGtactactatatatatatatatattcttttgaaATGTAGAAAGCTAGCATGACTCTCACAATTATAACATTCACTTAAATTTAAGATGTTttaagttgaatttaaaaatgtgTTTTCGACATTAGGTCTCTTAGGAACATTCGTACGACTATATCGTGGGCCCTTAGTGTAAGGCACTGGCCACTTGGATTTGataaaaatacataatcaaTAATGCAACATATATATGAAGTAAATTTAACCTAAGGAATCCTCTAAAGGTAACATGCACAATTACATATTGACTAGTTCTAAATGGAAATAATCTTAATATAAGTGGTTGTTAGGTTCATATCCGATCTTCactaaaaacacaaatattatGCTAACCTCTctcaaaaataaacaaatgttcACAACAAAAATTATACATCTTGTTGAAGGAcctgttaattaaattttaactccACCTGATCACTAAAGTGAAACACACATAAAGATTATCATTTCCAACTAAAATATGACTCATGTACACATATAATTAGGGTTTATCATTATTGGATTGTGACTCTAAAATTTACTTCTACAAGTAGATACATTGTAATTTATGGTTAACTATTTAGATCATTATTTCATGAAATATCTATATAATAGATCACTATTGTTAGTCAAACCTCGTTAAATCTTGTGTTAATTACTTTATCTTATCTCTATCGTTTTAAATTAGTAAACCGTGTCATTACTGAACAAGTCCCTGACCGTTTTATATAATCTACAACTTGTGCGACACCTCAGCTAATCTGCTCTAAAATGAGTTTATATTAGGGGGTTAAATGGAGCTAGAAGCTGAAAAATGtgcattaattaaataatgggCTTGAAAGATTATGTAACAAATAAAACTAAGAAATTTCATTACCTTTTGGACTAATTACATTTTGGTGGATTTAAACATTTGTAGACAGAAGATGCAGGTTGCTTGTATTTAGGTATGTTACTAGCATCAACATATCTTATTTCTCCAGGAGCAAAAGCAAGTTCTGCATGtctatcaaaacaaaaaaaaacaaagattaatacaattattatgaatttatgatCATGATCATACCATTATCATTGAATCTTTTCAAAATGTTGCAGTTATAGTACCTCCTGAGATCAAGACCGAGTAAGCCAGCTTGTAGGACTGATAAATTATCAGAATCGGGTGAAATGATAATGACAGTATCTTCAGAATATTGGGTTTCAACTATCGACATTAATTGTGTTACACGAACAAAAACATCGGCTACACTCTCATTAGGTGTACCATCGTTGATTGGGGGTGGTTTAATATCTGATGAAAGACTATCTGATGCATATACCTGGTATACATTCGAATATTATTCATCCAAATTCCAAACCAAGAAAGAAATCACAAGGATGATGTTTGCAGTTCTTACTTTTGAAACAGATTCTATGTTCTTTCCTTCGTAAGCACCTAGTCCACGAGCATCTAAGAAGCTGTATTCTGGGACTATGTGGCTTACAAAAACAAGACAATTTTACTAGTGTCAATCAGTTTGAGAATCAGTTCAGGAAATTGCAGTTTGATCATAGATCTATATCATTGAGAATCTTCATATTCAGAATTGCAATTCAATGTCGAGTATGAATTTCATTTAGACTATCTGATGCATATACCTGACagaaattcaattattattcaTCCAAACTAAGAAATCATAAGGATGATGTTTGCAAATCTTACTTTCGAAACAGATTCTAACTTCTTTCATTCGTAAACTCCTAATCCACGAGCATCTAAGAAGCTGTATTCTGGGACTATGTGGCTTACAAAAACAAGACAATTTTACTAGTATCAATCagtttgatcatatatatatcatcGGGAATCTTCATATCAGAAATGCAATTCAATGTCGAGTATGAATTGCATTTAGACTATCTGATGCATATACCTGacacaaattcaattattattcaTTCAAATTCCAAACCAAGAAAGAAATCACAAGGATGATGTTTGCAGTTCTTACTTTTGAAACAGATTCTAAGTTCTTTCCTTCGTAAGCACCTAATCCACGAGCATCTAAGAAGCTGTAATCTGGGATTATGTGGCTTACGAAaacaatacaattttaataGTATTAATCACTTTGAGAATCAATTCAGGAAATTGTAGTTTGATCATATATATGTATCATCAGGAATCATCATATAGAATTGCAATTCAATGTGGAGTATGCATTTCATTTAGACTATTTGATGCATATACCTGACATATATTCGATTATTATTCATCACAAGGATGATGTTTGCAAATCTTACTTTCGAAACAGATTCTAAGTTCTTTCCTTCGTAAGCACCTAATCCACGAGCATCTAAGAAGCTGTATTTTGTGACTATGTGGCTTACAGAAACATGTCAATTTTACCAGTATCAATCAGTGTTGAGAATCAAATCAGGAAATGCagtttgatcatatatatatatatatatcattggAAATCTTCATATTCAGAATTGCAATTAAATGTCAAGTATGAAATTCATTTAGACTATCTGATCCATATACCTGACAAAGATTCAATTATTATTCATCCAAACTAAGAAAAAAATCACATGGATAATGTTTGCAAATCTTACTTTCAAAACAGATTCAAAGTTCTTTCCTGGGACAAAAACAATACAATTTGACTATAGTATCAATCAGAATCAGTAAGGAGAATCAAATAAGGAAATTGCAGTTTGATCAGGAATCTTCAAATTGTAAGAATTTCATTTAGGGTTTACTATATTTACCTTCTATTAACTCCATTAACAGCAGCAATAACTTCAGCAGATTGATAAGCTCTCTGAGTAATTGAAGGCCAAATCCAACAATTTCCATCACAAGCTCCCATCTTTTTCAACTCCAAAGCTGTTCTAATAGTTTGCTTCTTCCCTTTCTCTGAAAGCCCATTATCCATGGAAGTTTTCTCAACCGgattagtattaattatcccCAAACTCTCAAATTCAGATTCTCCTGATCTAACTAAGAAATACCTACACATATATATGTGTTTCAGACATTAAAACAAACGTGATTGAAAGTGATAAAAGATGTACCGATTAGTGAGGCGAACTGGGGGCATTTGGAAGAGACCTCGGGCTTCGGTGATAGGAGTGAGTAGAAGAATGGGGGAGATGGCGAGGGAAGAAATGAGGAGATTCCGGCGGTTGATCGCCGTGAAATAATTTCCGACGTCTATTGGGAGAGTTGATTTTGGTGGTCGGAGTGAAGGAGTGGCGGCGATGGCGGCGGTAGAGGCGCATGCTATTGtcattctctctctatctcttttTAGTTAGTTTGTGATCACACAGTTAGTTACGATAATAACAGATCTTAAGATGTTAGTTAAAACCGTTGAAActagtttaattttgtttgaatttttttttttgaattaaggcaaaatataattaacccaTGACCCTTACTTTCGttttaacttaaaacatttttcaaataaaattaaacccttaatttttttgtctttcaaaatttcatcattaaagttgatataattaactattaagttataaaatttatctaaataattgtGTTTAACCTTGTCATAAACATTCTAAACTTGTTTAAATTTAATGGttacaaaaattttaatattaatgtgttatagccaaaaaaaaattattctcgCACCAAATAAGATGGAGAGATGAGGAGTAGATAAGTAATTAGGGATAAATAAATGCGTAAAATCAATCCATTTTTTCTGATtcatattaagtttaaattaaatttatttgattcataataaaaaaaaatattagattaatGAATAGAGATTGAATTTTGATTGGATTAGTAATTATATAGATAatcaaatttaacatatttttatctcATTGTTGAATatgtttctttcttttctttcactTTTGTTTTACTAATTACTCTTTAACATGTTTAATTcatctcttttctttttataaataattagttaaattacttaattaaaattgaaaaaaccaatgttaaattaaaaaattttcaataatttttttattacataagATGACGCAATTCAATTTAGTAGCTCTAAATTTACTTTTGCTAAAAATTgtggtataatttatatatatataaaaagaatagttaattatatatttttgatgagtctaaatatatatatatatatatatatatatatatatatatatatatatatatatatatatatatatatatatatatatatatatataaatggagAAAATATTTTGGTTTGAATAATCATGATTAATCCAAATGAACTgactaatttaaattaatatttcggATGAATTTGTATTTCTCATTAAATATTCGACCCAAATAACAACTTAAAAAACATAAAGAAAATGCAATAAAAAAAAGGTCATTATATTGATTTTCTTATGGTACCAGCTTTGTTTGTATATACTAAGGTCtatcatatttgtttttttttctttcgaaAACACTTTCTCTGATAAATAGACATGACGCAATCAATTCTCATCTCATTAGGAGTTGTTCttcaataaaatcatcatttagtTAGGTCTCTTTTTAAGTGTTTTCTAATTCTTATTACTTTtcctatttttacttaaattttattgttcGTTTTTACAATTTCTTAAtgcaaaatctttaaaattaataataatagtttttttaaaataataataatatcggGATGTGGCTCATGAAAATGACTTAAGACCCACCACTCTCAATTTAATATtcagaatataaaaaattaaaaataaaagaataaaaaatgatcTCTAGGTCTCTTTTGACATTTATTATATGGTTGATATTTAAACACCATAATCATTAATCTACATTatctttaagaaaatatataaataagctaATAAActattttctcattttaatattagtcctcaattattttagtttatcttTAAAGTTATGTATGCCATGTTGTCTTAATATTCAATCAGCTTAAGAAATTGGAAACATGAAATCATCAAacttttctttcttaatttgaTCGTTTCAAAGATTTTTAAACTTTAGAGGCATAAATAAACAGAAAAATTTTACTCCTAAAtcaatattaagaatatttaatgaattgatagattttatctttaatttgaaattttatattattcaaaccattatcattaatttattgCACAATATAAACATAAGGGATCGGATAGagttgataataaaaatatataaaaaaaaaacttaaatgacAATTCCTAAATTAGTCGAAATCTTTAAACCATTAAAAATCGTTGAGAACGATTAGAAGATAACTTGAATTAGACGTAATCTTATCTTTTACATCacaataatcttatttttgttcctaagtattatattatatatataatattgaattacCCAAATACAATATAAATTGTGTCACTATCATTATTTATACTTAGTAGACCTAGACCCAAAAAATATTCCATTTAAGTTATTAATGAATGGTTGAGATTCTATTGTTATAACAAGTCAAGTTTGGTGTTAGAATAATACTTTATGATAAGTTGTTAATAGAAAATGATCCCAcaccaaacaaggcctaataATGAAAGGAATAAAACTCATTTTATACACAATATATTGCATTAGTTAGTGGTCTTTGTCTACTACATATTCAAAATCTTGTTATTAAATTTGCATTAGTTTTTCATTATTGAAAGTTGCTCacaatattagtttttaatggAAGTTGTTAAAAAGAacaattcaataaataaattttaagatttgtCCAATTGTACAAGGCTTCTTATAAGGCCATTTGGTTTAATACTTGAAATAGTAAATGATTTGGTgtttatagtttaaaaaatgacaattttGTCATATACCAAAGTTTTGTTTCactttctaaaaatcaaatcaaacaagaatgAAATATACCAAACTAAAAAACCAAGCATATGGTAAAAGAATCAAACAAACATCAAATGAATTAGctatgaaatatatttgaaattatcaactcctctaaattatgttaaaatgaattaatttcgAGTTATATTATGTTTTCAACCATGATCAATCATTTTCAACTTACCtatctttttttaattcttcACTTAtgtttaatgtaatttttttttttcagattaagttatttaaataatttattgagttatttatataatcttataagattttgaaaaactgaATTATTTGttgtaaaaaacatgaaaatatataaataaaaaaatatttttattaaagaaaataatatttttaacttaatttttacaatttttctttagtcaaaaccaaatatatttgataaaaagttatatcaatttttttcttctaaaaataatactttttcatattcttctcacCTACCATtttcttaatctaatttaatcacatttttatattaaatataaataaaattattttcattttttataaataatttttaaaagtgattataatgataataaaaatattaattttcaaataatctctttATAATc
This is a stretch of genomic DNA from Impatiens glandulifera chromosome 4, dImpGla2.1, whole genome shotgun sequence. It encodes these proteins:
- the LOC124934673 gene encoding uncharacterized protein LOC124934673 isoform X2, whose translation is MTIACASTAAIAATPSLRPPKSTLPIDVGNYFTAINRRNLLISSLAISPILLLTPITEARGLFQMPPVRLTNRYFLVRSGESEFESLGIINTNPVEKTSMDNGLSEKGKKQTIRTALELKKMGACDGNCWIWPSITQRAYQSAEVIAAVNGVNRSHIVTKYSFLDARGLGAYEGKNLESVSKVYASDSLSSDIKPPPINDGTPNESVADVFVRVTQLMSIVETQYSEDTVIIISPDSDNLSVLQAGLLGLDLRRHAELAFAPGEIRYVDASNIPKYKQPASSVYKCLNPPKCN
- the LOC124934673 gene encoding uncharacterized protein LOC124934673 isoform X1 gives rise to the protein MTIACASTAAIAATPSLRPPKSTLPIDVGNYFTAINRRNLLISSLAISPILLLTPITEARGLFQMPPVRLTNRYFLVRSGESEFESLGIINTNPVEKTSMDNGLSEKGKKQTIRTALELKKMGACDGNCWIWPSITQRAYQSAEVIAAVNGVNRSHIVPEYSFLDARGLGAYEGKNIESVSKVYASDSLSSDIKPPPINDGTPNESVADVFVRVTQLMSIVETQYSEDTVIIISPDSDNLSVLQAGLLGLDLRRHAELAFAPGEIRYVDASNIPKYKQPASSVYKCLNPPKCN
- the LOC124934673 gene encoding uncharacterized protein LOC124934673 isoform X3, whose amino-acid sequence is MTIACASTAAIAATPSLRPPKSTLPIDVGNYFTAINRRNLLISSLAISPILLLTPITEARGLFQMPPVRLTNRYFLVRSGESEFESLGIINTNPVEKTSMDNGLSEKGKKQTIRTALELKKMGACDGNCWIWPSITQRAYQSAEVIAAVNGVNRSFLDARGLGAYEGKNLESVSKVYASDSLSSDIKPPPINDGTPNESVADVFVRVTQLMSIVETQYSEDTVIIISPDSDNLSVLQAGLLGLDLRRHAELAFAPGEIRYVDASNIPKYKQPASSVYKCLNPPKCN